GATAACTACAGAGTTCATGTCTCTTGTGCTGGTCTGACACTGAACAAACCTGCCTCCAATCAGAACATTAAAGCAATCATCAACAATGAACTGGGCATCATTCCTTTCACATCTGACAATTGCATACCCTTTGCTATACCGGCGTGGCCAACTGATTTTTGCTTTTACGGCAGCAAATGATGACTTTCGAATACCTCCAACAGATGACCGAGACAGGGACAACTTAAGTACACATCCACATAACTCGGATCCATTAAAATATAGAGCTTTTCTAGCTGCTTCAGGAGTAAGGAATGACACCCTGCCCCACCTTTCTGCATCATCACCATGCTGTCCAGTGCCTGTGAATTTGTTATAACCACAAATTCCAGATACAGATTTCTCTAAGAAAGTCAAAACTTCCTTGTCATCTACCACATTCACATTGGAAAGGTGCACATCCACTGTTAAACATCTATTTCCCAACTCCAGATGCTTAATTTCAGCACCAGCTCCAACAAGTGCAACAGGGGGGGAAGCACCAGCCCGTACCTCATGATATAAGCACTTCTCCAAGCATTCATTCCTTAACCACTTTGTTTCATAAATTAAGGCATTATTGACATATTCATAAATCTTTTCAATATCTTTGGACGATGCAAACAATTGAATCTCGTTGTCACCCACATTGATTTCAATTCCAATGCGTTCATCCATGTAAATAGCACGCATGCGAGAAACAAGTGCTGTCAAGCTACTATTTGACTTTCCACAAAACCGTTTCAGAGCTACACCTCCAAATCCTTTTATCACCCTCAACTGCAGTTTTCTAGACTCCATCTTTGAGACATCAAATAAAGGATGTATGAAGGTAGATAAACTGTCAAAGTCAATTGCTGTAACACAAACCAAATATTGACTTGATATGGACAAGAGTTCAGCAAAGACAACCCAATGTGGCTTCTGGTTATACACTTGTAATGAACATGAAGGGTGAAGTTGGAAGTATTCACCACTTAAAACAACCTCATAACCAAGGCGATCATATCCAGAATACATGGCTACATTATCTGCTAGTGAAGAAAGTATAATCttcttcatgttttcatcatgCACGGAGGCAACAAGAGGATCCCAAAGCCAGTAAGttggaatgatgaaattgagttcATTTTTCAAACAGTTTTCCAACTCCAATACTGTATCTCTGCATCTTCGCATAGTTTTTGCATTGATTCTATTTTCCCAACACCATTTATTTCTATTCTCTTGCCGTATACTCTCCCATTCCCTGTAGACGGAGAGCAAAGTGAAGAGATCTCCATCATGATGGCAGAACCGGACCTTAAGGCAATCAGACTTCAGTTTCTCATCATAAGTACCCACTCTGCAAAAAATGTTACTGGCATTTGCCATAGCTGCAGCAAGGACAACTCCCTCCTTGCGCAAACCATAACGGAGACTTTCAAGAATAATTTTCCCAAGACGAGGCTCCATACCCAATTTAACTAAGTAGTGCCCATCAGCAGTTAATGCAAAAGCATCATGTTTGCAGGCAACAGCACCTAACTGAACAAGGTTCCTGATTGCCTTGTTGATTGCATCCACACTTGGAgcatcaataaaatcaaactctAGCACATTCTTAATACCAGAGGCAAGAATCCTCAAAACTGCAATGCCAAGATGAACTTTACAAATTTCAGGTTCCTGATGCAAATCCATTGACTGATAATCAGAAACCGAGTACAGCCGGTAACACTTGCCAGGATCTGTTCTACCAGCACGGCCAGCTCGTTGATTTGCAGAACTTTGGCTGATCTTGGAAACTCTGAGCACATTCATACCAGATGAAGATTCAAACCTGCTATCTTTAACTAAACCAGGATCAACCACGTACTTGACCCCTGGAATTGTTAAGGATGTTTCCGCTAAATTTGTAGCAAAAACAACTTTTCTCTTTCCTGGGTAATTCTGAAAAACACGACATTGCTCTTCATGGGAAAGCTTCCCATGTAATGGGAGCGCAATTGCAGAGGGAGACTGAAACTTTTCACATGCCCATTCTACTTCTGCCTGTGAAGTCAAAAAAGCAAGTATTGCCCCATCCTCCTCTGCTGCATGAATTTCCATTGCCATCTTAACAACATCACAAACATATGGAGCTGCATTATTGGAGCTCGGCAAGGGATCAAGGGACTCTCTAGATGCAGCAGGAGCATATTTGATTTCAACAGGAAAGCTTCGCCCCAACACATGAAATGTTCCACAACCAAAGAAGTAACTGGATAATTTGCTTGCATCAACTGTTGCAGACATTATAATTAGCTGTAAGTCAGGCCTTTCCTGAAGTAATTCTTTTAGCAAGCCCAAAAGAAGATCAGTATTCAAGCTTCTTTCATGAGCCTCATCTACAATAATGCATGAAActccaaacaattttttatctttcatgaGGTTTTGCAGCAGACAGTGATCAGTCATATATATTACCTTCGAACCAAACTGCTGGGAAGATGAATAAGATGGGTAGCagataattgaattattttcatAACATCCATTGCATTCTTCACCAACCCTTTTTCCCAGGGATATAGCAGCAATTTTGCGGGGTTGAGTGCACAAAATTGAACCACTTGACGCAACTCCTGAATCAGCAATAAATTGTGCCAACTGCGTACTCTTCCCTGAACCTGTCTCTCCAATCAAGACCATCACCTGTGGGAGAAGTCAAAAGAGAAAGACAAAACATCTATCAACACCAACAGGTTATAAAGACATACtaataaacttattttaaagcaacttttaacaaaatttaagtTCTGAAGCCagacagtgaaaaaaaaaaaaaaccattgactAATTCAATTATCATTCCAAATCCCAACAAAGACATGAAACAAGACCAAGAAAACTGCATCCACAAAAAACAGCTCTAATTTCCATCAGACATGCCAATCAAGGTGCGTCTTAATTTGCAGGTACAGattcaaatgttattttaaGTTTCTACGTACTTGATTCTTTTACTAGAGTTGGAAAGCTAATAGCCAGATAAACAGTCCAGATGAGCAAATTAGATAACAATATATAAACTACACCATTCCCGTTCACATTATAATGTAAATTATCGTCATAATTATCTTTAACCAGTCTGGCATGTCAGTGATTACATTCTGAATCAATTAAATCCGCATCTCAACTGGATAGACATATCAATGATCACATTCCTAATCAAGTGAGCCTCACATAATCTtctaaatgaataataaaaacatcatagCTCCAGATACTTTCTTCTAGTTATTCAAAGCTTTACAACCCAAGACCCGCTAAAAGTATTAAAGCCGACTGTGCTTTCAACTATTTATTTCGGTTAAAAACTATATGTGACTTTAAGGGGTTGTTGGCGACAATaattgcggttgtttttcaaagtgtattttcacttgaaaagacatcaaagtaatttttttatttttaaaaaaatatttttaacatctgcatatcaaaacaattcaaaaacaccaaaaaaaaaaattattttaaagcaaaaaaaaaaacaattcaaaatttttgaaaactcCAGTTGAAACGCAAGGCCAAACACCCCTAAGACACAATCACCAAACAAAATCACCTGCATAAAACGGCTCCTAAAACTACATACCAACCATTCATAAAAGATCATACAAGAATATGCATAAGCACACAAACTAAGCTTAAAGTTGAATTTCAAATCATAATACTCCTTTAAATACAAGAAACATATACCACTAAGCTTGAAGCACAAAATCAAATCAGAAACAATCAACGCATATTCctttaaataataaaagctAACATATCCAGACACTAATCTTCATACCTGCTGTGAATGCAGCATCTTTAAAAACTCACTCCTGAACCCATAAATAGGCAACCCATTTTCTACCCTTCTACACTCTCTGAGTATCAGAAAATGAATCCTgctccaataataaaaaattcccaTCTTTCTCCCATTACCCTCatcataaaccctaaaaacccccAAATCACCAATCTCCTTCCCTTCAATGCAATCCATCAAACACCGCATTCCCTTCCTAAACTCCTCCGCCCTCTTCACAACCACCTCCATTTCCACCCTCAACGCCTCCTTCTTCAACTTATTCTCACTATAAACCCTAACCCCTTTCGGCCGCTTGAAAAAGCTCGTAAATTTACCAATTTCCACGGCCAAATTTTCAATCTTTCTCTCCAATTTCTTCACTACCTCCCCTTCTAACACCTTCTCTGCATACAATTTAAACAAACCTCTAATCCTCTCATTCAAGTCCCCTTCATTTACATCAAAATCCGTCACCGGAGTATACACATGATCCCCAGCCAGCCTCCGTTCCCAGAGGAAGACGGCGGCGGCGATAGCATCGCTCTGGTCGTGGAAAAACAAACGAGCAGCGACGGCGGACGTGGGGTTTCTATCGGATTTGTCAGGTTTACATTGGGAAATTAGGGTTTCGAGTGGGGATTGCGTGCGGTTATTATTACGGTGGTTGGACAAAAGCCTGACTACAAAAAGGCTTTGGTTTTGGTGGTTTCGGAAGTTCCGGTGGCGGTTGAAATGCTGCAACTGACGGTGTTGGGAGTGGTGGTGGTTATTGCTGTAGATCATGGTGAAGTTTTATGAGCATACGAAGTTATCAAGATATTATGCTTTGATTTTGGTTCCGTTTTTGTGAAATTGATCATAACGCTATTTGTCTGGTTTTAGAATTCTCTGGCGTTTGCATGAACCTGTCTTCTACCACCACTACTATCTCTGCTGGGAGTGGAGTGCGTGCCTCGTGGCCGGTAGCGTATTAAAAGGCTTAAAGAATACACGTGCCTTGCCCGGGTTTGATTCCGATGACAAATGGATTTGTTCTTcacgttattattattattttgaattaaaatttaagtgaAGAAATTTGTGCTGAACGCACCGGTTGAAAATAAGCTTCGTCGATTGATTTTAAGTAGAATGTTTTTCTTAACTAATGCGTTcgtaagaattattttttacgacttctttttattattggatcTTGATGTGAATTATAAATGCATGTTTTGGTTtgttgttaattaatattttttaaaatatttttttatttataaatatattaaaataattttattttatttttaaaatttatttttaacatcaacacattaaaataatttaaaatttttattttttttaaataaataatgtttcaactgtaatatcaaatatattttaattattaattttaaaaatttatttaaagttataatttaatatttgatttattaaaacaaatctaGAATTCCAAGTAATTAAATCCACTTTGGAAATTATAGTAAAATAATGTCAAGTTATTGTTGATTGAAATAATGGTTAATCTAGagtcttgaaattaatattccTATCAGTCTTCTGCATATGAAATATAAactagtttaaatttaaaaagtgattTATATTAtggctaaaataaaaaaaaataataatcaaaatattagtttatataaaaatatttagtatcATTATTAAATCTGACGAGTTAATTTTAGAACTTTTCAGCTTGACTTTTATTTagcttgaattttaaattaaattgcgTTGAAATTGCTTCAACACGAGCCATTCTACTCGGTGGATCTAAAAACAATTCGAATAGCTAgtaaaaaacatggtttgattttttaaaaaaaattaagatttttttttaatattaaaataacaacatattgGATCGACCCAAATTTCGAGACTTAACCCGTTTAATTCACAATGGTGATAGACTCCATTTggtttaaaaactttatattattaagattattttttacttaattatatgattaaatgtaaaatcctaaaaaaaaaatggtgaatgaatgatgaaatgaaatacaaaataaataaatataataattaagaaatcaaatgagagaaatatgaaaaatataaggaGCATGACTCcaattgtaaagaaaaataaaagaaaagaaaagaaaaggtcaatgtgtaattagaaaaataaggctataaatactttctttttctttcatggcCGGCTGaacaccatataaaaaaaaaaatggtgtggatttttcttcataaaaaaaagaggagaaaagcaTCAAATCTCCTAGAACTATACAAACCTCAGACCCTTAAGTAGAAAGAACACTTATTAACAAAGACTTTAACAAGGAATACAagtgaagaaattgaaggaaaagGGGGAAGAGGGCTACATGAGAGGCAAAAAAACTTCAACTAAATTGAAgtgaaattctgaaattttctcAAGGTATTGACATTAGACTTAAtgatgaaaaacactttaacaattaattaagaattatgcaCTAATTTCAGATTTTATAAATTAGGGTTCTTGAGTGAAAATTTAGGAAttgcaaaaattattaaaataaagttaattgaGCTAACATAAGATGTTCTGAacatgaaaaacatataaaattataaaagaaaaatcatcaactTAAAGGCTTGAGTGGCCGACTATGTGAGGATTGAATGAGGGAAGAAGGGAATTCTGAAATTTGTGTTGATGAACACTTATAATATGTATATGATGTGAACAATGAgtgaatgaaacaaaaaaaaaatgactagaaagaaaaaggagaaccCTTAGTTCCAAGTTTGATCAAAAGTCAAGTAGGCCAAGTTtgacatggaaaataaatgTCGAAAATCAATCGAGGGAGTTCTAGAAGGAGAGTTTCATAacgataaaatttaagaaacattTTTATGTATAGATGCAAATATgaccaaataaattaaataaaaaaggaaaaacaaagaaagtaaTTACTTTACACTGAAAAGGAACAAAGAAAGTAATTACACTAAGCTTATCCTTTGGGAACCaaataaatagatttaattttaatagacaaaagataacataaaaatatattaaactttaataaaagaagAGTTAATTACAGTAGAATAGTGTGGTCTCAAAATAGTATCAATATGGGTTAAGGATGGTAACGACTAACGAGTATCCATAAATTGAGTATCtattgtatttatataaattccTAAATCAAAAACAATATCTATATTAAGTTTAAGCATGTATTAagtactatttattattttatataaaataaaagattatatatacTTGGGATGTTTGTGTTGAATGAaagaatgatatatatatatatatatatttggatcaGTGCTATTgcattgttaaataaaaaaagtttttaaaaatatcttaaacaaTGAAGTTTATATTCTAGATGTGGATTTGATGGATTAAACTTTGAAATCTAggttaatcaaataaattattatcttaatattaaaaaaaattatctttgttatttaaaaaaaaaaaaaaaaacaaagaaacaaccaCATCTTTTACTGGTTGTTCAAGTTGCTTTTGAATTCTTCAAGATAACAGGATCACGATAAGCATccttacatgatttaattttaaattagaacTAGGCAAAgaattgtgttaaaaaaatttcaagattgatatattaaatcgagtttaataaaaatatcaaataatttttcataatataaatttttttttatgtaacgtAGCGTGGCATTTAAACTAATATTATTGTAGATGCAGGAGGGTTTAGCAGTATTCTTGAGATTCTTGGGCGAACATTAGCCTAAACATGCTACAACTTGTCTAGAACTCAAAGCACAAGACGACCTCATGTCCTCAACTATTCTTTCTCTTTAGAATCGTTCCCAGCTTACAAGGCACATGGGTCATGGAAAATCATTATCTTAGCTTTGGAAAATCGAAAAGGAAAAGCAAACCCAACGCACAATCTTGACCGGGGCTTTTGTTGATTCTTCACCACGGCAGTCCACCATTgctatttcacttttttttttttttttttttgggtattgtGTTCCAAATAAGGTTGAGtacattttgaattatttttttaaaaaataatgtttttatatttttatattattttgatatattgatataaaaaataattttaaaaaataaaaaaattattattataatatatttccaagtaaaaaatatgttgaaaagcAATCATTATCATACTATCTATTAACTCACATTACACTAActttttaattgtgatttttttttaatcgtgggtgtccgggtcagcttatgtgcacctcgactaatctcccgatgccctgaagttaacgaccagaTAAGTCT
This DNA window, taken from Populus alba chromosome 17, ASM523922v2, whole genome shotgun sequence, encodes the following:
- the LOC118031798 gene encoding ATP-dependent RNA helicase DEAH11, chloroplastic: MIYSNNHHHSQHRQLQHFNRHRNFRNHQNQSLFVVRLLSNHRNNNRTQSPLETLISQCKPDKSDRNPTSAVAARLFFHDQSDAIAAAVFLWERRLAGDHVYTPVTDFDVNEGDLNERIRGLFKLYAEKVLEGEVVKKLERKIENLAVEIGKFTSFFKRPKGVRVYSENKLKKEALRVEMEVVVKRAEEFRKGMRCLMDCIEGKEIGDLGVFRVYDEGNGRKMGIFYYWSRIHFLILRECRRVENGLPIYGFRSEFLKMLHSQQVMVLIGETGSGKSTQLAQFIADSGVASSGSILCTQPRKIAAISLGKRVGEECNGCYENNSIICYPSYSSSQQFGSKVIYMTDHCLLQNLMKDKKLFGVSCIIVDEAHERSLNTDLLLGLLKELLQERPDLQLIIMSATVDASKLSSYFFGCGTFHVLGRSFPVEIKYAPAASRESLDPLPSSNNAAPYVCDVVKMAMEIHAAEEDGAILAFLTSQAEVEWACEKFQSPSAIALPLHGKLSHEEQCRVFQNYPGKRKVVFATNLAETSLTIPGVKYVVDPGLVKDSRFESSSGMNVLRVSKISQSSANQRAGRAGRTDPGKCYRLYSVSDYQSMDLHQEPEICKVHLGIAVLRILASGIKNVLEFDFIDAPSVDAINKAIRNLVQLGAVACKHDAFALTADGHYLVKLGMEPRLGKIILESLRYGLRKEGVVLAAAMANASNIFCRVGTYDEKLKSDCLKVRFCHHDGDLFTLLSVYREWESIRQENRNKWCWENRINAKTMRRCRDTVLELENCLKNELNFIIPTYWLWDPLVASVHDENMKKIILSSLADNVAMYSGYDRLGYEVVLSGEYFQLHPSCSLQVYNQKPHWVVFAELLSISSQYLVCVTAIDFDSLSTFIHPLFDVSKMESRKLQLRVIKGFGGVALKRFCGKSNSSLTALVSRMRAIYMDERIGIEINVGDNEIQLFASSKDIEKIYEYVNNALIYETKWLRNECLEKCLYHEVRAGASPPVALVGAGAEIKHLELGNRCLTVDVHLSNVNVVDDKEVLTFLEKSVSGICGYNKFTGTGQHGDDAERWGRVSFLTPEAARKALYFNGSELCGCVLKLSLSRSSVGGIRKSSFAAVKAKISWPRRYSKGYAIVRCERNDAQFIVDDCFNVLIGGRFVQCQTSTRDMNSVVIRGLDKETSEAEILEVLHKTTNRRILDVFLIRGDEVNNHSVDAFEQAILKEIAPFMPSQGPLSNYCHVQVFAPEPKDSFMKAWITFDGKLHLEAAKALQHMQGKALAGCFSWQKMQCQQVFHSSASCSASVYAFIERQLNILLKSFKFRPGVCCNLERNENGSYRVKISANATKTVAELRRPLEQLMNGKKVNHCSLTPMVLQLLFSKDGIMLMKSLQQEMGTYILFDRQNLTVRIFGPEKKVALTEQKLIASLLALHDKEQTDIRLRGGAMPYDLMKKVVEKFGPDLHVLKETIPEAEFMLNTRRHVISFSGKKDLRLQVEQMIRDFARSVGVNGSIKRYEDDNIACPICLCEVEDCYQLEACGHKFCQSCLVEQLESAMRGRDGFPVGCAHEGCGMHIWLADLKSLLPCEKLEDLFRASLSAFVASSGGTYRFCPSPDCPSVYRVASGMVGDLFVCGACYAETCTRCHVEYHPFVSCEKYKELKEDPDMSLKEWCKGKEHVKNCPVCGYTIEKVDGCNHIECRCGKHICWVCLEFFMSGDDCYVHLRSEHPATL